In Weissella tructae, the DNA window TGCCTTCCAATAATATGTCTGGATTAATTTCATCAAATAATAACAATGTACTAATCCGAGGGACGTCATATTTTCCTTGTTTTACTAAATTTAAATGGTCGCTAAATTCATTCATCATATCATCAGTAATTTCTGTACTTTCACAAGTATTCCAAAAATGCTGTCGCCAAATATCCCCTTCTTGTGTTTTGTTATTATGAATTATTTCCCACATCATTTTACGTGTTTTTATATTGAACTCTTGCAAAACCGTACATACATACTGTGTGTACGGTGCACCCGACTTAAAATACTCATTCATAATTTCATCTAGACATTCTATATCGGAAAGTTGAATAGTGATTTTTAAAGTAGTCACTAAAAAATCTTGTTGTTTTATATACTCTAATTTTTCCAATGACTTCGCTAACCTAAACAAACGTCCTATATCTACCATGTTATAGTTATTTATTTTAGGTCTAATAAGGTCTATTCCTTTTTCATAATCCCATTCTTGTTTATCAGATAACAATTCTAATACTACTAAGTATTTCTCTATTCCAGATATTTCATTAATTTTAAAATAATTCTGTACAGTAACATTTTTCTCAATACCTAATTTATTTAACCTTCTAAAAGCCATGTACGTCGAAAAACTTATATCAACGTTTTGAATATCAATATATTTTTTAATGCATTCAAAATCGAACTTTAATATTTCAACATTAAAATCTTCTCGACCGTACCAAGAATAGCTATATAAAAACTTAGTTATAATATTTTTATATCTATCATCTTGGTAAAAAATAGATAGATTTTGCCAAATAAAATTTCTTAACTCTTTTACTCCATCTGTAAGAGTTATATCCCATGATATGAATCTTACTGATTTTGTATCATTAAATTCTGTTATTGAATATGATATATTTAAGAATTCTTGCATTATTTGTATTACAACACGGTCGTGATTTTCTGATTTTCCAAAAAAATGTTTCCAAAATTCTTTTAAAAATTTCAATTCAATCTCGTAATCATTTTGATAAGAATCTTTTGTGGGTAAATACTCTTTTACGCCCATATACACATCCAAAATATAATCCGGTCTCTTCAACAATATTTGTGACAATAATCTTATCGCGTTGGGCATATATTCTAATCGCTTAAATCCGGCTAAAATTTTTATTTCTGAAATTTTAATATTGTGATTCTTTTTATCTCTTTCGAATATATCTTCTGTAACTTCCCGTTTTTCGACAGTACTAGACCATAAGTTACTACGTTCTCTAATCATACTTAGAGCTTTCAACTCATCGAAAACATAAAATGTTTCTAATAAGTAATTAGACAATTTTTCATCACTAACACGCCAAAGTTCCTTTACTTCTTTTTGTAAATACGTGAAATATTCTGAATCATTGAACATAGATAATTGTGTGTTTAATATCGTAATCAATCTTTCTGAGTCCGATACATAAAACATTTTTATCAATTCTGAAATTTTTATTAATTTTTTATCCAATAAAACATACTCAATGATGTAATCTTTAAATATTTGATCCGTAACATTTGGGATTCCTAAATAAATGTCTATCAACTCAAAATTTGTCAAACGTTGAAGGCTTTCTTCATATTCAAATTTTGTAATAGATAGATATTCCACTAACATATTAGCATTTTTATTATTTTCAATATTCACTTTACCAAAATATGATAAAACAAATAATGTTTTAATATCTATGATTGTTAACTCATTTTTTTCTAGCAAAGGATTAAAATGTGCCTTAAAAAGATCTGTGATTGTTTCTATATTTTTCAATTCACGTTTAGCCAATTTTGCCGCTAATACCGCAATTCTAGGATTTCCTTTTGCGATTTTTAATATGTCTTTTCGTACTCCGTCATTTTTGATGTCCATCGAGCGTTCCAGAATTTCATCAATTTTTATGTCGCTCACACCAGTCATTGAAATTTCTGCTTGTTGATCAAATCTTTGAAACTTTTTTCTAATGTTGTTCACTTCATATAACCTAGCTGTTCCAACAATTTTTACTCGTGGTCGTTGTTCTTGAAAAAAAGAAAGGATAGCATCTAAATTTTTTGTTTGATTTACATCGTCAAAAATGACCAGATATTGTTTTCTTTCATCAATTTGTACTCTTATATCATTATATAAAGGCAAGCCATTATTTTTTATAACAATCACTTCGTAGCCTATGGTCTCAAAATATTTAGCAATTTCTAATACTGTACGTGTTTTACCCACCCCTGGAGCACCCATAATTAACGTTGCCTGTTTCTCCATGATAATCTCTTTAATCTCTTCTAAAACGCTGTCAATAGGTATATACATGAGCTCCAAGGGAGCCATCAAATGGTTTTTATCATAATGTTCAATAAAACTAGATTGTGAAAAAATTTGATTCGAATCTACTTGAATATCTAAGTAATCTTTTGCAAGTCGCGGATACTTTTGATTTATATCCATTGCAATATCTCGTAATGTTAAGATTTGTAATGGAATATTCTCCGCACTTTTTTTCAATTTTTGATTATCCTCTACACTAATTCTATCTGCAGTTGAAACCAAAATAATTTGTTTAATTAAATCATTATCAATATTAACTTTATTCTTATTTAAAACGTCTGCTAAATCTGATTTCATTTTTGTGACAGACTTAGCACTTGTTCCGTACATTATTAATGTATACGTACCATCTTCGTGTGCAATATAGGAATCTGGAACGCCAATAATAGGTTTATTTGTACCATATTGTACTCCATATGACTTTAATTCGCTAAAATATTTCAATCCAAGATAGTCATCCATCATTTTTTGGAATATTCCACCTTCTAATACTTTCAGTCTATTCTCAATTTCCGTTATTATTGCCATCATCCTATCACCTCAATACACTTTATTTTCTATACACGCCATGTATGTTTAATTATAAAACAAAAACACCCAACCGCCTAAGCGATTGGGTGTTTTCATATTTGATAGTTGAATAACGTCCAACTCTCGATAACGAATAATCGTAAAGATTAACGCTTTGAGAATTGTGATGCCTTACGGGCCTTCTTTAGACCAGGCTTCTTACGTTCCTTCATACGTGCGTCACGAGTCAACAATCCTGCTGACTTCAAAGCTGCACGGAAGTCTGGGTCAACTTGCAAAAGGGCACGTGAGATACCGTGACGGATTGCACCTGATTGACCAGAGAAACCTCCACCATCAACGTTAACCAATACGTCGTATTGACCAAGTGTTTCAGTAACGTTGAATGGTTGAACCATAACCTCACGCAAGTTAGCGAAAGGAATGTATTGTTCAGCTGAACGACCGTTGATTGTAATCGCACCGTTACCAGGTACCAAACGTACACGAGCAACAGAGTTCTTACGACGACCAGTTCCGTAGTATTGTACAGTAGCCATAATAAACTATTCTCCTTTCGTTAAATTAGATAAGGTTGTTGATGTCCAACAACACTGGTTGTTGCGCTTCGTGGTTGTGTTCTGAACCAGCGAAGACATGCAACTTCAAACCTTGTTGGCGACCAAGAGATCCCTTTGGCAACATTCCGTGAACTGAAAGTTCAAGCAAACGTTGTGGGTTCTTTTCACGCAAGTCACCGGCCTTACGTTGCTTCAATCCACCAGGGTGGTTTGAGTGGTGGTAGTAAATCTTGTCAGATGCCTTGTTACCAGTCAAAGCGACCTTTTCAGCATTGATAATGATTACGTTGTCACCAGTGTCAACGTGGGGTGTGAAAGTTGGCTTGTTCTTACCGCGCAAGATTGATGCTGCTACAGTTGAGATACGTCCCAAAGGAACATCAGTCGCGTCAAGAATGTACCACTTGCGATCAATTTCACCGGCTTTTGCCATATAAGTTGTACGCATGGAAATTTCCTCCAATAATTTGTTTGTTTACTTTACCAAAAAATATAAATAGTCGTACCAGGACAATTCCCAAATTGTGGTTGGTAAACAATACCAGCTTTAATCTTACCGCGTATGTTGCGTGTCGTCAATGTAAAATCTGGATAAATTACCTAATTCAATTTAGTATCGAACTTCAACGAGATACAACCCTTGTGCGGGTGCGGTAAAGCGTGCTTCTTGTCGATCTTTAACCTCAAATAAACGTTTGATATCGTCTACCGGTCGTGAACCATGACCAATTTCCAACAACACACCGACCATGATACGGATCTGATTATATAGGAAACCATTACCTGAGAATTCAAACCAAATTTCATTCTCTTCCGGCTTCAAAATCATTTCCGCTGAGTACACAGTACGAACAGTTGTCTTTTGTTGGAATCCTGCAGCGACAAAGCTCAACCAGTCATGTTCACCCACATAATCACCGATCGCTTGTTGCATCAGGTCTGTATCTAAACGACGATTCCAGTGTCCTGTATAGTTACGCTTAAATGGGTCACGGAATTCCGTTGTTGAGAAACGGTAACGGTATGTCTTATCATGTGCGGCATATTGCGCATGGAATTCATCATCCACAATTTCAACATCCTTGATACCAATATCATATGGCAACATCGTTGATAGTCCCTTACGAACTGCCTCAGCTGGAATATTAAATGGTAAATCAAAATGGGCCACTTGTCCAATTGCATGAACACGCGCATCGGTACGCCCAGATCCTTGGACACGAATAGGTTCCGCTGGATTTTTAGCCATCTTATTAACGGCCGCTTCTAATTCTAATTGGACTGTTCGCTTTCCGGGTTGGACTTGCCAACCAAAAAAATCAGTTCCATCATAAGCAATCGTTGCTTTATATCGTGGCATTTCTTACTCCTAAATCTAAATAAATCGGGTTGCAAACAAAGCAATTCCAAATATAAAAAAGCCGGCATATGCTACGACGTCTTTATAACTTGATTCCAAGACACGGTAACGACTGCGGTCTTCGCTATCACGATAACCACGTGCTTCCATAGCATCCCCTAATTCAATGGCACGCTTAATGGCATTCACGAACAACGGAATCATCAACGGTACATATGATTTTGCTCGTTGGAATAAATTACCTTCGTTGAACTTAACACCACGTGCACGTTGGGCATTCATAATGTTTTCAGCTTCATCCATCAATGTTGGCACAAAACGTAACGCAATTGAAACCATCAATGCTAATTCTGCAACAGGCACATGTAGCTTCTTCAATGGCGCTAATAATGACTCCATTGCATTCGCAACCAATAGTGGCGGTGTTGTTAACGTTAGAATCGTTGAGAACATAATAATCAACATGAAACGCACAAACACAATCAAACTATTAATCACACCATCTTGTGTAATACGTACCCCCCCTAAGTCCACCCACACTGGTCCAGTTTGAATAAAGAATAATTGTAGCACCGTTGTCAAAAGCATCAATAAGGCGATTGGCCTCAGACCCTTTAAAAAGACCCCAAAACCTAGCCCGGTTAACGCAATTGATAAAAAGGTAAAGACCGTAGCCACAAGATAGCCCCAAGCATTATCTGCCATAAAAATAATAAAGATAAAACTAAAGCTCAAGACAAATTTCGTTCGTGGATCTAATTGATGCACCCATGAATTACCTGGTAAATAACGCCCAATAATTAACTTACCCATGTGCGCCTCCTTGTAACTCTTTTACCAATTCATCTGCCAAGGCATCCATGTCTAACACTTGGTTCAATTGAATCCCCTTCATCGCTAATGCATCCGCAAATTGTTGCGCAGCAGGAACATCTAATTGATGTTGTTGTAGCCAGTCACTGTCCGCAAAGATATCACTTGTTGGTCCTTCTTTTAGGACAGTCCCACCTTCAAAGACAATCACATGACTGGCATATTCAGCAACGAACTCCATTTGATGCGTAATCAAGACAACTGTCAGATTACGCTCCGCTTGGAGCCGCCCAAACAAGGCCATTAATTCTGTTTGTCCCGCTGGATCAAGACCAGCCGTTGGTTCATCTAAAATTAACAAGTCTGGTTGCATGGCTAGGATACCAGCGATTGCCACACGACGCATTTGTCCACCTGATAAATCAAAAGGGGTGCGTTCATCAAAGCGTTCATCCATTCCTACCGTACGCAATGCTTTTTGCGCCGCAATCTTAGCATCTGCTTCTGAGACACCATAATTCATTGGACCAAACATAACGTCTTGCAAAACAGTTTGTTCAAATAATTGCGCTTCTGGGAATTGAAATACCATCCCAATATGTTCACGCATATCATTAAGTACTTTTTTCTTCGTAGTTGCGGTAATCACATGTTCCCCAACAGTGACAGTTCCAAGTGTTGGTTGTGTTAGTCCGTCCAACATCTGAACCATCGTTGATTTCCCTGACCCCGTATGACCAATAACAGCTGTAAAGGCTTGTTCTGGGATATTCAAATTAACATCATGTAATCCTGACGTCGCAAATGGCGTTCCAGCTTGATACGTAAAACTTACTTCTTCGAAATTGATTGCCATAACCAGTCCGCCATCCCTTCTGTCGTCATATACGCTTCAGGTACTGTGATGCCACGCGCAACTAACTTTTCTTTTAATTGTTCTGCGAATGGGACGCTCAGTCCCAACTCACGTAATTTATGTGCATTCACGAAAATATCAGCTGGTTGTCCGATTTCACGAATCTGACCATCACTTAGTACGACCACCTTGTCAGCGTGTGAAGCTTCATCAATGTCATGCGTAATAGACAAGACAGTTAATTCATCACCCATAGCTGCCTTTAGTTCACGAACCAAGGCAATCATTTCAGTACGCCCTTGTGGGTCTAACATCGCCGTTGCTTCATCAAGAATTAGAATCTTGGGTTCAACTGCTAAAACAGATGCAATGGCAACACGTTGCTTTTGTCCACCTGATAGTCGCGCTGGTTCACGATCAGCAAATTCGCTCATGTGCACACGATCTAATACAGATGCAACACGTGGTAGCATTTCTTCTCGTGGCATATTACGGTTTTCTAATCCAAAAGCAACATCATCTTCCACCGTGGCACCAACGAATTGGTTATCTGGATTTTGAAAGACCATCCCCACTAAATCACGAATTGTCCAAACATTGTCGGCATCTACTAACACACCGTCAATTTTAATCGTTCCCTCTGTTGGTACTAATAAGTAATTCAACAATTTAGCAAACGTTGACTTACCTGACCCATTACGACCAATGATCGCAACCCATTCCCCTTGTTGGATGGTCAAATTGATATGTTCTAATGCTGGTTGATCCGCATTTTGATATGTAAACGAAATATCATTAACTTCAATTATGTTCGCCATGATTCTATGCCCTTTCGTGTAAACTTATTCTTACTATCATACCAAATATCACTTAAATTGGCTTGAATTATTCTACCGAACCCTAATCTTGCAATGCTATACTAGACTATTATGTCATTCAAATTTTAGGAGGTAATCATGGGACAACGTGTTACTTGGATTGATTTAGCCAAGGGACTGACCATCTTATTAGTTGTTTTAGGTCATGTCATCATTGGGCTATTCGATTCACACGTCTATTCAGGGACTTTGCAGTCTCAATTACTCGTTTGGGTCCAAGCCATTTATCTCTTTCACATGCCAGTATTTTTTGCCTTATCTGGTTATTTCTTCACGGCATGCCAATCACCTGCCGATTTTCTAACGCGCATTAAGAAACGTAGTATCAGTATCGGTATCCCTTATGTTGCTTTTAGCCTTATCCTCCTTATTATGTTCCAAATTGGGGGTAATGCTGTTCGGCTCTCAACAGATTGGAAAGCCTTATTTAATATTTGGCAACAACCGATTGGACCACTATGGTTCCTATATGTCTTATTCGGTGTGATTGTCGCGAACAGCGCCTTGTCATTAGTCGTTAAAGATATTCGTATTCATCTAGGGATTGCCCTAACGCTCGCTGTTATTGCTAATTTTTGGATTATCCCTATTTACGCCATGCAACGTATTTTGGTTTGGTCTCCCTTCTTCTTATTAGGTGCTTATTTTCGTAAATATCCCATCAAAGGAAGTTGGCAGCACTTTGGTATCCTAGCTGGTATTTATCTGACTTATCTCGTGATTTGGCAATTTACAAATCCAACGACTCGCGTCAGTTATAATGCACCTGGCCTAACTGGCTTACTCATGATTATTGCAGTCGTTCTCGCTTTTATGCTTTTCCCACAACTATCACAAAAAACACAATTAGGTGATCGTTTCAATGCCATCGGGCAACAATCATTAGGTATTTACTTATTACATGTACCGCTAGTCAGCGTCACACGTATTGTCCTATTCCACTTCGGATACCAGAACGTTCTCATCCACGTGATTATCGGCTTCATTGTCGGGTGGTTTGGTAGCTTACTGATTTTGAAATACATGCCGCTCATTGATTACGTTCTTTATCCACTTAATTTTATTCCCAAAAAGAAAAAGGTATCTATCCATGACTAAGATTGATTTATCTCGTTCTGCTGATTATCGTAATGTCACAGACTATTTCAAAGGTAAGCCTGATGATCAAATTAAAGAAGAACTGGCGGAAACGCGCGGCGATATGATTTCAATTATGCAGAACCTAAGCCATGACTTTAATAAGTCTTCTGCTGTTCGTAACAGCAATGCCTTTGGTATGCGTAAGCTGATCTTTTTAAATCCTGAGAATCCAGCGCTCCCCGACGCTAAAGAAGGTATCAAGAAGTGGGATCGTCGTGGTGCCTTGGGTACACAAAATTATGAAACCATTGAACATTACCGTGTCACTGACTACCAAGATGTATTTGATCAATTACATGCGGAAGGTTATACAATCTTTGCTGTTGATAATACACCTGGTTACGACCCCCAATCATTGTACGAAGTATCATTACCACAAAAGTCAGCCTTCTTATTCGGAGAAGAACAATTAGGTCTTGCGGATGATTTGATTGAAGCCAGCGATGCCATGATTTACATTCCTCAATACGGGAGCATTCGTTCAATCAATGTTAGTGTTGCTAATGGTGTTATCGCTGCATTTTACGCCAGCCAACACATGCCAACACACTAATCGATATATTTATCATAAAACACAAAAAGGGCCCACAGCAGACGCTGTGAGCCCTTTTATTATGTTGTCTAATCAGATAGGTTTCTGATTAACCAAGCATTTTGTTATTACTTGTGGTCGTGGTATTGTGAAGCACGCTTACCGTGCAAGATACCATTCGCAAAACGTTCTAGTGCAGGGATCAACCAGAAGTCGACACCTAGCACACGTCCTGAACCGTTCATAATCGCAAATGAAACAGCTGGCAACAAGAACAACATGATGTCACCTGATACACCACCAGCGATGATGAAGTACAAGCTTAGCAAGATTCCAACGAATCCAGCCATTGATGTGAACATTCCAAGAACAATCAACCAACCAATAATCAATGAGATGATTCCTAGTGGTGAACCGAATGCTGACAAGCTTTGTCCGATTGACATCCAAACCATACCTGTGATGAAACGTAGTGGTAATGCGAACAAGACGTTTGCACGACGTGAAGTCCATCCGAAGAATGGGTTACGGCCATCTGGTGTTTCGAAGAATTCGTCACGTAGGTAGTGACCTAGGTAGTACCAGCTCTTGATTTGCAAGAACCAGTAAACGTTAATCATGTGCTTGAACATGTTAGCGAAGAATCCAGATAGGTTGATTCCGTTCTTACCCATCTTAACATCACCAAGTTGTAGCCAAACGGCAACAGCATAGCGAGCACCGATTGAAACGGCGTAACCTTGGTAACGACCCTTGAATTCCTTACGTTCACCCTTACCAGTCAAGTCAAAGACAATGTTTGGTACGGCAGTCTTAGCGGCTGATTCTCCACCTTCAACTGTTTGTGGTGTCCATCCGGCACGTGGGTTTTCTGGATCTGCCAATTCTGGGTCTTGGTACGCAGCAGCGTCACCAATAGCGTAGACATCTTCTTCGCCTTGGACACGTGAGTACGCATCAACCATGAATCGTTGACCAGGTCCAAGTTCAAGTCCCCATTGTTGACCTTGATCCTTAGCCTTAACACCGGCTGTCCAAATCAAAGTTTCTGTTGGGATTTCTGAACCGTCCTTAAGTACGGCAGCATTTTCCTTAACTTCCACAACACCAGTTGACTTCATCACTTCAACACCATGTGCTGTAAAGTGAGCTTCAGCCTTGTCAGCCAACTTACGGTCAAGCATGTTCAAGATTGTTGGTGCAGCTTCCACCATCTTGATCTTGATTTCGCTTTCGTCCAAGTTGTTAGCCAATGCCAATTCATGACGTTGTTCCATCAATTCACCAGTCAATTCTGAACCAGTAAATCCTGAACCAACAACCACGATTTGCAACTTAGCTGCACGAGCAACTGGATCTAGTTCCAATGCACCTTCGCGGATAACCTTTTCGATGTGCGCACGCAAACGAACGGCTTCTTCGTATGACCACAATGTGTAACCATATTCGTAGACACCAGGTGTTCCGAATGTGTTAGTTGTTCCACCAGTAGCCAAAACCAACTTTTCATAAGGAACAGTTCCGTCAGTTGTTTCCACAACCTTCTTGTCCTTATCAATTGACTTAACTTCCGCTGTCATCAATTCCACATTCTTGTATGGGTGGAACAAAGTACGCAAGTCGTTTTGAACGTGCTTAGGTTCAACACGACCTGTCGCTACTTCGTGCAATTCAGTCATGTATGTCATGAATGAGTGCTTGTCGATCAAAATGATCTTGTGATCCGTACCCTTAAGCTTCTTAGCTAGATTACGCGCCGCAACGACACCGGAAAAACCGGCCCCGACGACAACAACATTCTTAGTTGTCATGTAAATTCTCCTTGTCCTTGTAAAACACAATAAATACTCATCTTCAATTTTAGTCCTGTACTTATACTTTGTAAACCAAAATAGCCTAATTCAATAAGAAACATGCGTATTTTTTGCGATTTCATTCGTTTTTTTAAATTATGTTGCGGATTTTCAGACATTTCTATTTATAGAAAAATAAAAAAACGAGCCTATCACGAATGATAGACTCATTTTAATCTGAATTCAGAAATGATTACTTTGTCTTACCCATCATACCATCATGCATGTGGTCAATGTTCCACTTCATCATAGCGTAGTAAGTATCTCCGTTTTCACCTTCCTTGGCCAATGAATCTGTAAAGACTGTTGAGTAAATTGGCAAACCAGTTTCCTTAACAACCTTTTCCATTGACTTAGGTGATACTGAACTTTCAACGAACAATGACTTAACTTCTGAGTCATCAATCTTTGACAAGACTTGCTTCATTTGTTCAGGTGTTCCTTGAGATTCAGTGTTAATTTCCCAGATAAATACTGGTGTAATTCCGTATGCCTTTGAGAAGTACTTGAAGGCACCTTCTGATGTAACCAAGACACGTTGTGCTTCAGGCACGTCGTTAAACTTTGCCTTTGCTTCTGTGTCCAACTTGTTCAATTCTGCAATGTACTTGTCGGCACGTTCTTGGTACGCATCAGCGTTCTTAGCATCCTTCTTCTTCAAGACTGATGTAATTTGTTCAACGTACTTAATTCCATTTTGAATATCAAGCCAAGCGTGTGGGTCTTCTTCGTTTTCCTTACCTTCACTTGTCAAGTGCATAGGCTCAACGTGTTCAGATGCTGAGAAAACTTCTTCTCCATCGCGCTTGTTTGCTGTTTCCATCAACTTAGTAAACCAACCGTTACCACCTGTTTCTAGGTTCAATCCGTTGTGGAAGATAACATCGGCTCCAGTTGTGGCACGAATGTCTTCTGGCTTTGGTTCGTATTCGTGTGGATCAGTTCCACGCGGTACCATGCTGTAAACATCTACATCATCACCACCAACTTGTTCAACCATGTCTTGCAAGATTGAGTTTGTTGTGACAACGCTAAACTTTTCATTCTTATTTGATTGTTGAACATCACGTCCATTAATAAACCAAACAACTCCCCCAATAAGTACGGCTAGTGCCGCAAAGGTAATTCCTAACTTCTTAAGCATTTTTTCCCCCTAGCTTTTGAATGAATCCTTGTTTTGGTGCAATGAAGAATGACACCATGAAAATAATTGCGGCTACCAACACAATAGCAGGCCCCGATGCCCAGTTATATGTGTATGAAAGGTATAGTCCAACTGTTGAGGCAACGGTTCCGAATCCGGCTGCCAAGAACAACATAGTTGATAGACTGTTTGTCCACAAGAAGGCCGTAGCTGCTGGTGTAATCAACATCGCTACGATCAAAATAATTCCAACTGTTTGTAGGGCTGTCACTGTTACCAATGTCAACACAATCATCAAACCGTATTGGATAATGTATGTCTTCAAACCGTAAACACGCGCAAATGTTTCGTCGAATGATGTAATTTGCAATTCCTTAAAGAATACAACCACGAACAAGATAACAATTGCCATGATGATAACTGATGTAATCAAGTCAGCATCTGATACGGCCAAAACGTTACCAAACAAAATGTGGTGCAAGTTAGTTGAAGATTCGGCCATTGAAATCAAAATGAATCCCAAAGCAAAGAATGCTGAGAACACGATTCCAATCGCTGTATCGTTCTTCAACTTACTGTGTGAAGACACAAAACCGATTAGCAAGGCTGCAATCACACCGAAAGTCGCTGCTCCCCATAGCAGGTTAATTCCAAGCATGTAAGCAACCGCAACTCCAGGAAGCACTGAGTGAGAAATCGCATCTCCCATCAATGACATTCCACGAAGAATGATAAAGCTTCCGATAACCCCAGACATGATCCCCACCATGATTGAAGCCATCAAGGCACTTTGCAAAAAGTTATATTGTCCTAAAGCGACAATAAAGTCTTGAATACTAGCAAACATTAAGCTTCCTCCTTGTTATCAAACAACACAGCACCTAGGTCTGCAGAGAAGGCCTTTTGAATGTTTTGTTGCGTGTAAACATCTTCAACTGGTCCAGAAGCCACAACACCGTGGTTCATAATAACCAAGTTGTCAAAGTAGTTCGCAACCTTGTTCAAGTCGTGGTGCACAACGATAATCGTCTTACCTTCGTCACGCCACTTCTTCAAGATGTTCATAATTTCTGCTTCTGATGTCATATCGATTCCTACGAAAGGTTCATCCAAAATGACAACTTCAGCTTGTTGTACAATCGCACGTGCTACGAAGACACGTTGCAATTGTCCACCTGACAAACCACCAATTTGACGGTTCTTAAATTCTTCCAGCTTGACTTGCTTCAATGCATCCATTGCCAAGTCTTTTTCTGCCTGCGCAGGGCTTTTGAATAATCCTAACTTACCGTATGTACCGGTTAGAACCAACTCAAAAACACTGATCGGGAATGTTAAGTCCAAGTCTGCACGTTGTTCAACGTACGCAATCTTTTGGCGTTCCTTTGATACAGGTTGACCGTCTAACGCTACCGTTCCACCTTGCTTGCGAATCAACTCAAGAACAGCCTTGATCATTGTTGATTTTCCAGCTCCGTTGGGTCCAATAATACCCGTGATTTTAGCCGGTTCGAAGTCGACCGACAAGTTTTCAAATACAGGGGTCGCCGTGTAACCGACTGTTAAGTTCTTTACCTCTAACATTTGAGCCTCCATTACTATTTTTTTCGACACGAGAAAAATTCTTTTCATCTTCGCCTTAACCAGATTAACAGGTTTTACTTGGATAAACAACTATTTTCACCACATAATAAACTTTATTTATTTCAAGTATCATCAAAAAAAAGACAGACTTAAATTAAACTCTCACTACAATTTAATGTAAGCGCTTTTACTGGTATTAAGGCTTTTTATAAGCATGCATATATAATCGAAGGCTTTCATTGTATATAT includes these proteins:
- a CDS encoding ATP-binding protein: MMAIITEIENRLKVLEGGIFQKMMDDYLGLKYFSELKSYGVQYGTNKPIIGVPDSYIAHEDGTYTLIMYGTSAKSVTKMKSDLADVLNKNKVNIDNDLIKQIILVSTADRISVEDNQKLKKSAENIPLQILTLRDIAMDINQKYPRLAKDYLDIQVDSNQIFSQSSFIEHYDKNHLMAPLELMYIPIDSVLEEIKEIIMEKQATLIMGAPGVGKTRTVLEIAKYFETIGYEVIVIKNNGLPLYNDIRVQIDERKQYLVIFDDVNQTKNLDAILSFFQEQRPRVKIVGTARLYEVNNIRKKFQRFDQQAEISMTGVSDIKIDEILERSMDIKNDGVRKDILKIAKGNPRIAVLAAKLAKRELKNIETITDLFKAHFNPLLEKNELTIIDIKTLFVLSYFGKVNIENNKNANMLVEYLSITKFEYEESLQRLTNFELIDIYLGIPNVTDQIFKDYIIEYVLLDKKLIKISELIKMFYVSDSERLITILNTQLSMFNDSEYFTYLQKEVKELWRVSDEKLSNYLLETFYVFDELKALSMIRERSNLWSSTVEKREVTEDIFERDKKNHNIKISEIKILAGFKRLEYMPNAIRLLSQILLKRPDYILDVYMGVKEYLPTKDSYQNDYEIELKFLKEFWKHFFGKSENHDRVVIQIMQEFLNISYSITEFNDTKSVRFISWDITLTDGVKELRNFIWQNLSIFYQDDRYKNIITKFLYSYSWYGREDFNVEILKFDFECIKKYIDIQNVDISFSTYMAFRRLNKLGIEKNVTVQNYFKINEISGIEKYLVVLELLSDKQEWDYEKGIDLIRPKINNYNMVDIGRLFRLAKSLEKLEYIKQQDFLVTTLKITIQLSDIECLDEIMNEYFKSGAPYTQYVCTVLQEFNIKTRKMMWEIIHNNKTQEGDIWRQHFWNTCESTEITDDMMNEFSDHLNLVKQGKYDVPRISTLLLFDEINPDILLEGTKIANIFATYENQMAGQFLDSRMNENLLVSKFKDNLEVLEELYLKGLSSNHFDYQGELFSEILNLDENFALVCISYLNEHFRLSDRMSIMFERIWQHKNGQKLIADVLNLAVTEFMFFDEYKSMFSQNNDVSTADYKYAIESFIKAHKNNKKSVVGFFGYYVNTLPLEERLYYWEFLLQQNIDVEHLLEIPLTPMSWAWSGSQIPLIDQDIEFITELLKIPVLDKNDDYFDLVLMWKERKQDQVDYRKRTLIKEYVEPW
- the rpsI gene encoding 30S ribosomal protein S9 is translated as MATVQYYGTGRRKNSVARVRLVPGNGAITINGRSAEQYIPFANLREVMVQPFNVTETLGQYDVLVNVDGGGFSGQSGAIRHGISRALLQVDPDFRAALKSAGLLTRDARMKERKKPGLKKARKASQFSKR
- the rplM gene encoding 50S ribosomal protein L13; protein product: MRTTYMAKAGEIDRKWYILDATDVPLGRISTVAASILRGKNKPTFTPHVDTGDNVIIINAEKVALTGNKASDKIYYHHSNHPGGLKQRKAGDLREKNPQRLLELSVHGMLPKGSLGRQQGLKLHVFAGSEHNHEAQQPVLLDINNLI
- the truA gene encoding tRNA pseudouridine(38-40) synthase TruA, yielding MPRYKATIAYDGTDFFGWQVQPGKRTVQLELEAAVNKMAKNPAEPIRVQGSGRTDARVHAIGQVAHFDLPFNIPAEAVRKGLSTMLPYDIGIKDVEIVDDEFHAQYAAHDKTYRYRFSTTEFRDPFKRNYTGHWNRRLDTDLMQQAIGDYVGEHDWLSFVAAGFQQKTTVRTVYSAEMILKPEENEIWFEFSGNGFLYNQIRIMVGVLLEIGHGSRPVDDIKRLFEVKDRQEARFTAPAQGLYLVEVRY
- a CDS encoding energy-coupling factor transporter transmembrane component T family protein; this translates as MGKLIIGRYLPGNSWVHQLDPRTKFVLSFSFIFIIFMADNAWGYLVATVFTFLSIALTGLGFGVFLKGLRPIALLMLLTTVLQLFFIQTGPVWVDLGGVRITQDGVINSLIVFVRFMLIIMFSTILTLTTPPLLVANAMESLLAPLKKLHVPVAELALMVSIALRFVPTLMDEAENIMNAQRARGVKFNEGNLFQRAKSYVPLMIPLFVNAIKRAIELGDAMEARGYRDSEDRSRYRVLESSYKDVVAYAGFFIFGIALFATRFI